A single Paraburkholderia sp. D15 DNA region contains:
- a CDS encoding OFA family MFS transporter, protein MSSITEPGASSGSSPFFSKQATVAKPGFSRWMVPPAALAVHLCIGQAYAFSVFNGPLTKVIGITQSGPDDWSLTSLGWIFSLAIVFLGLSAAFAGKWLEHVGPRRTMFTAACCFGGGFLVSALGVHLHQIVLLYLGYGVIGGIGLGLGYVSPVSTLIRWFPDRRGMATGMAIMGFGGGAMIAAPLSVALMNHFKSASSVGVAETFVVLGIAYFISMSIGALAIRVPPADWKPAGWTPPDTTQKKMISRNHVHIDQALKTPQFYLIWLVLFLNVTAGIGILGQASVMIQESFKDSVSAAAAAGFVGLLSLFNMSGRFVWASASDWIGRKNTYFIFFALGAVLYYLVPSFAASGQIALFVLAYCIILTMYGGGFATVPAYLADMFGTAYVGGIHGRLLTAWAAAGVAGPALVNYIRAYEVAHGVAKADAYTMTVHIMAVLLVLGFICNLLVKRVDDKHHMTDAELAKGV, encoded by the coding sequence ATGAGCAGCATCACCGAGCCGGGCGCAAGCTCAGGCTCCTCACCCTTCTTTTCCAAACAGGCCACCGTTGCGAAGCCGGGATTTTCGCGCTGGATGGTGCCGCCCGCCGCGCTTGCCGTGCATCTCTGTATTGGCCAGGCGTACGCGTTTTCCGTGTTCAACGGTCCGCTGACCAAGGTGATCGGCATCACGCAATCCGGTCCGGACGACTGGTCGCTGACATCGCTCGGCTGGATCTTCTCGCTGGCGATCGTGTTCCTCGGTTTGTCGGCTGCGTTCGCCGGCAAGTGGCTCGAACATGTCGGCCCGCGTCGCACGATGTTTACCGCTGCGTGCTGCTTCGGCGGCGGCTTCCTCGTGTCGGCGCTCGGTGTGCATCTGCATCAGATCGTGCTGCTGTATCTCGGCTATGGCGTGATCGGCGGGATCGGACTTGGGCTCGGCTATGTGTCGCCGGTGTCGACGCTGATCCGCTGGTTTCCGGACCGCCGCGGGATGGCGACCGGAATGGCGATCATGGGCTTCGGCGGCGGCGCGATGATTGCCGCGCCGTTGTCGGTCGCGCTGATGAACCACTTCAAGAGCGCGAGCAGCGTCGGCGTGGCCGAGACCTTCGTGGTGCTCGGCATCGCGTACTTCATCTCGATGTCGATCGGCGCGCTCGCGATTCGCGTGCCGCCGGCGGACTGGAAACCGGCCGGCTGGACGCCGCCCGATACCACGCAGAAGAAGATGATCTCGCGCAATCACGTGCATATCGATCAGGCGCTGAAGACGCCGCAGTTCTATCTGATCTGGCTGGTGCTGTTTCTCAACGTGACGGCCGGCATCGGCATTCTCGGCCAGGCGTCGGTGATGATTCAGGAGAGCTTCAAGGATTCCGTGAGCGCGGCGGCGGCGGCCGGATTCGTGGGTCTGCTGTCGCTGTTCAACATGAGCGGGCGTTTCGTGTGGGCGTCGGCGTCGGACTGGATCGGCCGCAAGAACACCTACTTCATTTTCTTCGCGCTCGGCGCGGTGCTGTACTACCTGGTGCCGAGCTTCGCCGCGAGCGGCCAGATCGCGCTCTTCGTGCTCGCCTACTGCATCATCCTGACGATGTACGGCGGCGGTTTCGCGACCGTGCCCGCGTATCTCGCCGATATGTTCGGCACGGCGTACGTCGGCGGGATTCATGGACGCCTGCTGACCGCGTGGGCCGCGGCGGGCGTGGCCGGTCCGGCGCTGGTGAACTACATTCGCGCGTATGAAGTCGCGCACGGAGTCGCCAAGGCGGACGCGTACACGATGACCGTTCACATCATGGCCGTGCTGCTGGTGCTCGGCTTCATCTGCAATTTGCTGGTCAAGCGCGTCGACGACAAGCATCACATGACCGACGCGGAACTCGCCAAGGGCGTCTAA
- a CDS encoding oxalate:formate antiporter gives MSTVQAAHPTNKVMLAVFWLYVLAPLAWGVFNTLSQAMKLFH, from the coding sequence ATGTCCACCGTTCAAGCCGCGCATCCGACCAACAAGGTCATGCTCGCCGTCTTCTGGCTGTACGTGCTGGCGCCGCTCGCATGGGGCGTGTTCAATACGCTCTCGCAAGCGATGAAGCTGTTCCATTGA
- a CDS encoding YadA-like family protein gives MNKSYKTVWNRATRTYVAASETAKSRGAKGVSVCGMLVAASAGLLSALVFAQPVEAQTVQTVRTSETLETSQTTEAVEADDLVRTVGQSGAPAATQSPLKVNQLNLLAASAPPVTDYISVSPNVVQGTRTSASTDLNAMAIGPTAAATAINALAVGAGSAAGSVASTAVGQGAGALSTNSTVVGAGSSVGMLSDNSVAIGYNARSSAFNTMSIGAFASATGTGSVAIGYNAFVNPSATNGMAFGANASVSGTNSVALGGGSIADRVNAVAVGSNAQRRQLVYVAAGTQTTDAVNVGQLAGAVAALGGGAMLDPGGTVVAPAYDVGGKTYNDVGAALAAIATGSAAGSADALRYDTAKHDVATLGNVNVPVKLANLADATLSADSSEAVTGAQLYGTNQAVAQNAADIANLDSDLNRGKTGLVRQNAVSRDLSVGQATDGQRVDFGGTAGSRELTGVAAGTAAESAVNLGQLSPVVAALGGGASVSANGTVTGPTYHVQAGTQTTVGSALNALDTGLTSVQKQVAANLVTQHPQTQEIMVGATTGGDRVNLAGTAGNRVVSGVANGRINSISVEAVNGSQLYANAASTAAALGGGTIVNMDGTVQAPSYTVGGATYHDVGAALAAAVTTSAQAGADAVQYDSNAHDSVTLGTSAKPVRVTNVRAGKLAVDSAEAVNGAQLFSTNQAVAQNTGSITNLDQRVTDNTTAISNLDARATTIEGDVTHITNQINNGEIGLVQQDAASRNLSVAKDTDGARIDFSGSGGARELTGVAAGITDTSAINLAQFRPMVAALGGGAQLNADGSLTGPTYHVQGGTQSTVGDALGSLDSGLSTLQQDMASGGIGLVTQDPLSRVINVGSATDGALINLAGTSGNRVVTGVARGAIGATSSDAVNGSQLYAQAASTAAALGGGASVNPDGSLNAPSYSVGGTVVNNVGSAIGNLDSRVTQNSNAIDGLQTTVGNLNGAVANAVQYDSAAHDRITLGGTAANTSAVRLTNLQDGELSATSTDAVTGAQLWQTNQQIGLVNQAVQNVQTNGNAYVSVNSAGNAAQAIGNGSVAIGGGAVASAPNAVALGEGSIADQTGTVSVGSAGSERRITNVANGQAPTDAVNMQQFQGGMNEIARNAYSGTASAIALTMVPEVDANKNLAIGVGTAGYKGYQAVAVGLSARVTQNLKVKLGAGISAATTTVGAGAAYQW, from the coding sequence TTGAATAAATCCTATAAAACAGTCTGGAACCGCGCGACGCGAACCTATGTGGCGGCGTCGGAAACGGCGAAAAGCCGGGGCGCGAAGGGTGTGTCGGTGTGCGGCATGCTGGTGGCCGCGAGTGCGGGGCTGTTGAGCGCGCTCGTGTTCGCGCAACCGGTGGAAGCGCAGACCGTGCAGACCGTGCGGACCTCGGAGACCTTGGAGACTTCGCAGACGACTGAGGCTGTGGAGGCGGACGATCTGGTGCGCACCGTCGGGCAATCAGGTGCGCCAGCGGCTACGCAAAGCCCGCTGAAAGTGAACCAGCTCAACCTGCTGGCAGCGTCGGCGCCTCCCGTCACCGACTATATCTCCGTCAGCCCGAACGTCGTCCAAGGCACGCGCACCAGCGCGTCGACGGATCTGAACGCGATGGCGATCGGACCTACCGCCGCCGCGACCGCGATCAATGCGCTCGCGGTCGGCGCGGGCTCGGCGGCCGGCAGCGTCGCGTCGACCGCGGTCGGGCAGGGCGCGGGCGCGCTGTCGACCAACTCGACGGTGGTCGGCGCTGGTTCGTCGGTCGGCATGCTGTCCGACAACTCGGTCGCGATCGGCTACAACGCGCGGTCCAGCGCGTTCAATACGATGTCGATCGGTGCATTCGCCAGCGCCACGGGCACCGGCTCGGTCGCCATCGGCTACAACGCGTTCGTCAACCCGAGCGCGACGAACGGCATGGCCTTCGGCGCGAACGCGTCGGTGAGCGGCACGAACTCGGTGGCGCTCGGCGGCGGCTCGATCGCGGATCGCGTCAACGCGGTGGCGGTGGGCAGCAACGCGCAGCGTCGCCAACTGGTGTACGTCGCGGCCGGCACCCAGACGACGGATGCGGTCAACGTCGGCCAGCTCGCGGGCGCGGTCGCCGCGCTCGGCGGCGGTGCGATGCTCGATCCGGGCGGTACGGTCGTCGCGCCCGCCTACGATGTCGGTGGCAAGACGTATAACGACGTGGGCGCGGCGCTGGCGGCTATCGCCACCGGCAGCGCGGCCGGCAGTGCCGACGCGCTGCGCTACGACACCGCGAAGCACGATGTCGCCACGCTCGGCAACGTGAACGTCCCGGTCAAACTCGCGAACCTCGCGGACGCCACGTTGAGCGCCGACAGTTCGGAGGCCGTGACAGGTGCGCAGCTTTACGGCACCAATCAGGCGGTCGCGCAAAACGCGGCGGATATCGCGAACCTCGACAGCGACCTCAATCGCGGCAAGACGGGTCTGGTCCGGCAAAACGCGGTGTCGCGCGATCTGAGCGTCGGTCAGGCGACGGACGGCCAACGCGTCGACTTCGGCGGCACGGCGGGGTCGCGCGAACTGACCGGCGTGGCGGCAGGCACCGCCGCGGAATCGGCGGTCAATCTCGGGCAGCTCAGCCCGGTGGTCGCGGCGTTGGGCGGCGGCGCGTCGGTCAGCGCGAACGGGACGGTGACCGGCCCCACGTATCACGTGCAGGCCGGCACGCAGACCACGGTGGGCAGTGCGCTGAATGCGCTCGACACGGGCCTGACGTCGGTGCAGAAGCAGGTCGCGGCGAACCTCGTCACGCAGCATCCGCAGACCCAGGAGATCATGGTCGGCGCCACGACCGGCGGCGACCGCGTGAATCTGGCGGGCACCGCGGGCAATCGCGTGGTGTCGGGCGTGGCGAACGGCAGGATCAATTCGATCAGCGTCGAGGCCGTGAACGGCTCGCAGTTGTATGCGAACGCGGCGAGCACCGCGGCGGCATTGGGCGGCGGCACGATCGTCAATATGGACGGGACCGTGCAGGCGCCGTCGTACACGGTCGGCGGCGCGACCTATCACGATGTCGGCGCGGCGCTCGCGGCGGCCGTCACGACCAGCGCCCAGGCCGGTGCCGATGCGGTGCAATACGATTCGAACGCGCACGATTCGGTGACACTCGGGACCAGCGCCAAGCCGGTTCGCGTGACCAACGTGCGGGCGGGCAAGCTTGCGGTTGACAGCGCGGAGGCCGTCAACGGCGCGCAATTGTTCTCGACGAATCAGGCGGTCGCGCAGAACACCGGCAGCATCACGAACCTCGATCAGCGCGTCACCGACAACACGACCGCGATCAGCAACCTGGACGCTCGCGCCACGACGATCGAAGGGGACGTGACCCACATCACGAACCAGATCAACAACGGCGAAATCGGTCTCGTCCAGCAAGACGCGGCGTCGCGCAACCTGAGCGTGGCGAAAGACACGGACGGCGCACGCATCGACTTCTCCGGCAGTGGCGGCGCGCGTGAATTGACGGGCGTCGCGGCGGGCATCACGGACACCTCCGCGATCAACCTCGCGCAGTTCCGGCCGATGGTCGCGGCACTCGGCGGCGGCGCGCAACTCAACGCCGACGGCTCGCTGACCGGTCCCACGTATCACGTGCAGGGCGGCACGCAGTCCACCGTCGGCGACGCGCTCGGCTCGCTCGACAGCGGCCTCAGCACGCTGCAGCAGGACATGGCGAGCGGCGGCATCGGCCTCGTCACGCAAGACCCGCTGTCGCGCGTCATCAACGTCGGATCGGCGACGGACGGCGCGCTGATCAACCTGGCCGGCACGTCGGGCAATCGCGTCGTCACCGGCGTGGCGCGCGGCGCAATCGGTGCGACCAGCAGCGACGCGGTCAACGGTTCGCAACTTTACGCGCAGGCCGCGAGCACGGCAGCGGCGCTCGGCGGTGGAGCGAGCGTCAATCCGGACGGATCGCTCAACGCACCTTCGTACAGCGTCGGCGGAACGGTGGTGAATAACGTGGGCAGCGCAATCGGCAATCTGGACAGCCGCGTCACGCAGAACAGCAACGCGATCGACGGTCTGCAGACCACCGTCGGCAATCTGAACGGCGCGGTCGCGAACGCGGTGCAGTACGACAGCGCCGCGCACGATCGCATCACGCTCGGCGGTACGGCGGCCAATACGTCGGCGGTGCGGCTGACCAACCTTCAAGATGGCGAATTGTCCGCGACCAGCACGGATGCCGTGACCGGCGCGCAGCTCTGGCAGACCAACCAGCAGATCGGTCTCGTCAATCAGGCGGTGCAGAACGTGCAGACCAACGGCAACGCGTACGTGTCGGTCAACAGCGCGGGCAATGCCGCGCAGGCGATCGGCAACGGCTCGGTGGCGATCGGCGGCGGCGCGGTCGCGTCCGCGCCGAATGCGGTCGCGCTCGGCGAAGGATCGATCGCGGATCAGACGGGGACGGTGTCGGTCGGTTCGGCGGGCAGCGAGCGCCGGATCACGAATGTCGCCAACGGTCAGGCGCCCACCGATGCGGTCAACATGCAGCAGTTTCAGGGCGGCATGAACGAGATCGCGCGCAACGCGTACTCGGGCACGGCGTCGGCGATCGCGCTGACCATGGTGCCGGAAGTCGATGCCAACAAGAACCTCGCGATCGGCGTCGGCACGGCGGGCTACAAGGGTTATCAGGCGGTGGCCGTGGGGTTGTCGGCGCGCGTCACGCAGAACCTGAAGGTGAAGCTCGGCGCGGGCATCAGTGCCGCCACGACGACGGTCGGCGCCGGCGCGGCGTATCAGTGGTAA